The genomic window ttccatCATTAATATAATTGCGTGTGTATGTGGATTTAATTGACGGCAAAAGCTCACCTTTATCTTCATGTGTTCCATTTGTCGTACCATTACATTTGCTAACACCGTTATGCCCGTTGACTCCGTTGACGCCATTAACGCCGTTAACTCCTTTTCCATCGCCGTTAACTGTCTCGTCGTCGCCGTTATCTGTGCCGTCATCGTCTGCTTCAGAGCCTACTTCGGAGTCGGCGTCGAAGCCTACCCCGACTATGACTCGTGGGATGTCCGCATCGTCTTTCAACCAGGGGTGCTCCAGGCACTCTTCCACTGTAAGACGGCCCCTGAAATGTTCAAAATGTTGAGGTTAATTTCTCATATTagcattaattatattaacagCCTATTACACTGTTTGAAGCTAAACACagacttttatataaatactagctgaccgggcaaacgtcgtttttccatgtatatcttttataataaaaaaaagggttgatcgtagaggggtgaaaatttggggttgtatgtattttttaatgctgtatcataaaaaaataaaaacaaaaaaaaatatctaaaaaataaaaaataaaatttaggggtggactacccctaacatttagggggacgaaaaatagatgttggccgattctcatagataccggataagcacaaaaaatttcatcaaaatcagtcaagccgtttcggaggagtatggcaacgaaaactgtgacacgagaattttatatattagattaatacgattttttatggattgttttgatttgaatgtaaataatatttgtataaatatagataCATTTCACCACATTGAAACTTACATAGGATCAACTACTAGCGTCTCTTTGATGAACTGCATGGCGCGTTGAGACACGCCCCAGAAGAGGTCCTTGGGGAAAGACAACTGGCACTGTGCGATGTTGAGGTAGGTCTCCTGCTTGGTGTCGCCCGCGAAAGGGGAATACCCGCTTAAAAGCACGTAGGCTAACACTCCCACCGACCAGATGTCTGCTGCTAGAGACAACGGCTCGTATGACAGGATCTCTGGCGCTGAAATAATATAAGCTGTTCTAAgaatttttgatattatttttctttttcctatatttattatatattattgttacacTAATTAGACCTACCCAGGTAACAACGAATTAACGGTTATTAATGCAATTATTTGATACCACTGATCAGCAGATTATGTtactgtaaaatatattggtgACGAAAGTATGTACGGACTTGTCAACTAGAGATTTTACTTATTTGTTCTACACTTACCAACATAGTCCCTCGTGCCTAGTATCTCCCTGACATGCGCGGCGGGTTGTATCGCACGACTGATACCAAAGTCGCAGATGACCAGCTCCTCGCCGCCGGCGGTGAGTAACAGGTTCTGCGGCTTCAGGTCCAGGTGTGCGACGCGGCGGGCGTGGAGGTGTGCCAGCCCTTCCAGCACGTGGCGGAGGGCTCTTCTGGTAGCACCTTCTGTGAGGCGCTCCTCTTCATCCAGTAGACGTTGAAGTTCACCACCCGCACATAACTCCAAAACTATGGCTACTTCTGTACGTGTTTCATATACCtagaatattaacaaattGTCATAAGacttgttatttttcttttctatttTTCTAAGCAGTTATCTATAAAAGTTAATATAGGTGGAACAACATTAGGAAGTATAGGACTGagaataaattatagatttgtgtgttttttattaaattacttctatttattattcattgttgttgtttgtttgaatTCTTCTTTTCTGCGTTGTGTAACTGTTACAAATTTGTTTCTTGCCTGCTGTTGTTCtatcttttaatattgtaataaacaattaattgataagcgtaatgtattattgtatgaGAAAATATCTTAAACAGTAAACTCTTTgcattcttaaattttaatgtacaatCGAATTAGTGGGAATGTTATTGATTTAGCTTACGCCTGTACGTGTTTGCGGTTGGTATCAGTAATTAAATACGGGTGGGTGTTATGTCGCATTCTTGTCCTATTTATATCATAACATTACCAGACACGTGTCTAAACACGTGCTAAATTACAATGGGATTATGTGATAAGTGGacagttaattttatttcgtatGTACTATGTAGTATACATTTGGTACGTCACATAAAGAAACCtacattcattaaattcatTCATTTAAGAGCCTCCGTTAATTATGccattttgttataaacagTTCTTACTCGAAAATTCATCTgcaattgttaataatatttccgACTGTGTGTGTATTATTACACCAAAAacccataaaaaatattcaaagctCTCAGATATTATTCtctgatattatttttcaaatttaaccATGCTTTTGTCGGAAAATTTATTATCGCTATGAAACAAAAACACGAATGAATAAAGGCATATAACGCTTCTGtgcttatgttatttattctTTCCTCGTTGTGAGATGGTAAAACCAGTCTTCATTCGATTTCTGTAGGGCGTAGGCCCGTTTTTCAAAACATTGCCCCTTACCTCGTGTAAGCGTACAACGCGTGTGCTGTCCGAGCAGAGGGCTAGCACGGCGACCTCGTGCTGTATCTCGCGTGTGGTGTCGGCGGCGCGCCGTCTTTTGCGGATAAATTTGGCGGCGTACTCCACACCGGACACCAGGTGGCGGATCTTTCGGACTGACGCAAATTTGCCcctgaaaataaacataactgtCAGAAAATATTATCCCTAAGTTTAGACACGGGAAGGAATAATATAAACGCCTATATCTAGCGATCATTAGtaggaataaaatatatattatcttaCGCAGTGCATAGTGTACATAGTGTACGAGCCAAGgttgtacattttgctcactcaggctttcttagttttataagcgtgatGATTTTCTATGTACGTGCCATGGCTTAACATTTTGGTCACTTATAAGCGtgacgatttcctaaatcgtcggagtcacgccccgagagtatagccagcaggcactctcttcgactGTTATTTTGCAGTCATTCgtttcatagcaattaactAAATCATGGGAGTTAcaccccgagagtatagccagatgGAGGCACTTTCTTTGACTGTTTCTTTGAATGAaaattgcattcattcgttacacagcaattaacatttcattatttcactCATATTCTATTGTTATACGCGAGTGGTTAgtataaagtaaaacaaaaatcttctattatttaaagcacccaatgacccaggaaccgtatattttggtccttcgagccggataTGTGTGAAAATCGGTACCCAAACGACcaagtaattattaatgtatctAACATTACAgagaaaatatactaaatattgaCTACCGTGAAGGCAGTTAAAATGAGCCTTATATAGCCTGAATCGCGATACAAAAATAACGTGGAAGAGACATCAATCTCTATATTATATCCACATTAATTCCGAAACATATTAATCTCCCACAGTAATACCGCATAATTTTATGATCAACCGGCGCTTGCGTCGTAAAATAAACGCTTTGCCAAATGGGAAATCGCATAAACAAGAGCACATCATCACCTTAATGAACAATAATTTCAACgcataatttacttttattatgcACCTCTGCTATTTCAGTTCGCTAGGATTTTACATGTGAACATGAATCAAGGAGAAACTCGCAAACAAGGCAATTAAGCTTTTGCACTCTAGGTACAAGAAGAGAGAGAAGACCGGATATCTAGAAGGCCCGATAGTATGTAAAATCTATCATCAGAGCATATGAATGGATGAGCCGAAAACACCTagtcattttaataaataagtattattttaataggggggcaaacgagcgtACGGTACAGCCATAAAAGACAGCAACCGCAGCCCATGGGCACCCATATTAGGGACTTTCGTGCCGGTCTTTTATGGAGGAGTATgctctttttttaaaggtatGGTTCATCTCTCTAAGTAAGCAAAAGAAAATAGTGAAAGTCAAGTTTAACCTGGTGTAAAATCGATAAAATTAACAGACagttctttaatatatttctgtaatgAATAAATGTTGTGTTGTgtggtttttattattattatttatgggcATCGATAACACACTTTACATATCCCAACGACTTAAAAACAAAGCTACTACGAAGCAATGAGACGAAAGAGAAGGAATCATAAAGACTGGAATGTATAGCCATGGGTCAATTTCGTAATTTCGACAAACATTCGATAAACATCTCATAACAGCGCAAACATTTATCACAATAATTGCTCGCTTCTTGACGTGTTTGCACTAAATTGTGGATAGGAATCATCAGCTTGTCCAAGAAATAGCTCCAAGtgaattattttagtatgaGCGCATTCCATCTAAATTTACGGTCCCTATACACGTATCTAAAGTAACGATAGttttggtacaaaaatgtCAACTGTTAActgtttgataattttaaaattagattctatatttgttataattttacttatacTTTATCTCGccttggaggaggcttttacagTTTACTCGTGGGGGTCCATATACATagtacaacatttttttattacttatgcGTTAATGTCTTGTGTCGTATATGTGTTTGtttgttgtattatattattgtttattttcaaaataacattAGACTGATAATATAAGATTAGAAAAATcagtcaaataaattaatcaaatcgTTCTTGAATCGTTCGTGGTATGGACTCGAAAGatctcttaaaaataaaatttagatattaattCGGGTTAttcgattgtgaggaagttgcatggatctggttagcgcTGCGCCTTCTGAAGTtctcatgtcattttcacacGGGTATATCCTTATTCTAACAAATTTGCATAGGTATTTGATTGTCCTCATTTCAACATGTGTGATTTTTGAGagcataaaattaaaaaacaaatgagtacctacttcaaataaaaatacagataTGTACTAATATTACACCACTTGTAGGTAACTACTTATGTCGATTTGTTCCGCCTAAGGTCATATAACAAGATGCGAGAAAATCTAGATTCTAAAGTCTAGACTAACTAAATGTTTCCAGTTATTAACAGTGTTCAACAAGGCATTCGTTTCGTTACGGTCTGGAACGAATAGTTAGCTCCAAGTACAGAATATGCACTTTCGTCGCAATTAACCGGCGTCTGCGCAGGCGCCGCGCCGCTTCTTCTAAGCACGCTGTCAGCGTACAAGTATGGTATTTAGATAAACAAGTGATGTATGGAACGAATTGTATTCTCATATTCAAGTGAAGGATTTAAAAGCACTGGTGCTCAtgaattaagttttaaatttgttttaaatctgCTCtgtgaattaatattttgtttaaaccGCTTAGAATTgtataagaaaaattatatacaaattacatCATCTATTTTAATTGTCACATATACCAAAAATAAAGGTAgtctaaattatatatttttgaaggaATATAATGAagatttattgtttaacatttttagtaTTAACAATATCGTAATGTGCTTTATAGCAGtaattatgtaatatgattttatttaaaattaagtctTGAAAGTTATACATTTCTCAGTCACGCTTTAAAACGGCGTTACagagtttaataaatttaaatgtaattgtaCGCA from Pieris napi chromosome 12, ilPieNapi1.2, whole genome shotgun sequence includes these protein-coding regions:
- the LOC125054339 gene encoding death-associated protein kinase related isoform X2, giving the protein MSVLSGISKADFKTASDGLLELSEEKLRNIMRSEPITDTYHVEQTPFARGKFASVRKIRHLVSGVEYAAKFIRKRRRAADTTREIQHEVAVLALCSDSTRVVRLHEVYETRTEVAIVLELCAGGELQRLLDEEERLTEGATRRALRHVLEGLAHLHARRVAHLDLKPQNLLLTAGGEELVICDFGISRAIQPAAHVREILGTRDYVAPEILSYEPLSLAADIWSVGVLAYVLLSGYSPFAGDTKQETYLNIAQCQLSFPKDLFWGVSQRAMQFIKETLVVDPMGRLTVEECLEHPWLKDDADIPRVIVGVGFDADSEVGSEADDDGTDNGDDETVNGDGKGVNGVNGVNGVNGHNGVSKCNGTTNGTHEDKEPDPRGSPTPREEEERAAAVKHARDDSPSPPFPDAPSTPKVSRKSHSSPPSVLALCKKFQPDYEKPAKLCHARGELCGCPAPCLRLRTAQDRAVLC
- the LOC125054339 gene encoding death-associated protein kinase related isoform X1, producing MSVLSGISKADFKTASDGLLELSEEKLRNIMRSEPITDTYHVEQTPFARGKFASVRKIRHLVSGVEYAAKFIRKRRRAADTTREIQHEVAVLALCSDSTRVVRLHEVYETRTEVAIVLELCAGGELQRLLDEEERLTEGATRRALRHVLEGLAHLHARRVAHLDLKPQNLLLTAGGEELVICDFGISRAIQPAAHVREILGTRDYVAPEILSYEPLSLAADIWSVGVLAYVLLSGYSPFAGDTKQETYLNIAQCQLSFPKDLFWGVSQRAMQFIKETLVVDPMGRLTVEECLEHPWLKDDADIPRVIVGVGFDADSEVGSEADDDGTDNGDDETVNGDGKGVNGVNGVNGVNGHNGVSKCNGTTNGTHEDKEPDPRGSPTPREEEERAAAVKHARDDSPSPPFPDAPSTPKVYLQVSRKSHSSPPSVLALCKKFQPDYEKPAKLCHARGELCGCPAPCLRLRTAQDRAVLC